From Desulfobotulus pelophilus, a single genomic window includes:
- a CDS encoding ABC transporter ATP-binding protein: MSLEIRKISKFFGGMKALDGVSLRVETGEMICFLGPSGCGKTTLLRIIAGLESADGGSIYLDGRDLSSFPARKRNFGVVFQSYSLFPNLSVAANVAYGLECRRWPGAKIRTRVEEMLALVHLGDHARKLPHQLSGGQQQRVALARALAPEPSLLLLDEPLSALDAQVREELQEEIRRVQQHLKITSIMVTHDQEEALSMADRVMVMKDGRVMQTGTPMDIYRKPENSFVAQFIGKMNVLPAQKEIPVQSHVAAEGSRPRVIGIRPEDVQIACCSREEGTFNGVVDQVVRLGNLTRVSLRVGNIMGGENDFTIVSELQGMGDGLEVGASLPLCVQPENVRVLEWH; this comes from the coding sequence ATGTCTTTGGAAATACGGAAAATAAGCAAGTTCTTCGGGGGGATGAAGGCGCTGGATGGCGTATCCTTACGCGTTGAAACAGGAGAAATGATCTGTTTTCTTGGCCCTTCTGGCTGCGGCAAAACAACCCTGTTGAGAATAATAGCAGGCCTTGAATCTGCCGATGGGGGCAGCATATATCTGGATGGCAGGGATTTATCATCGTTCCCTGCAAGGAAGCGCAATTTTGGTGTGGTATTTCAGTCCTACTCCCTTTTTCCCAATTTAAGCGTTGCCGCCAATGTGGCTTACGGTCTTGAGTGTCGCAGGTGGCCGGGGGCGAAAATCAGAACAAGGGTGGAGGAAATGCTTGCCCTTGTGCACCTTGGGGACCATGCCCGTAAACTTCCCCACCAGCTTTCGGGCGGTCAGCAGCAGCGGGTGGCTCTGGCAAGGGCGCTTGCGCCGGAACCTTCCCTTCTGCTTCTGGATGAACCCCTTTCCGCACTGGATGCACAGGTAAGGGAAGAGCTGCAGGAAGAAATACGGCGGGTGCAGCAGCATCTGAAAATCACCAGCATCATGGTAACCCATGATCAGGAGGAAGCCCTTTCCATGGCCGACAGGGTAATGGTGATGAAAGACGGCAGGGTGATGCAGACGGGAACTCCCATGGACATTTACAGAAAACCGGAAAACTCCTTTGTGGCGCAGTTTATCGGCAAAATGAATGTTCTTCCTGCCCAGAAGGAAATACCCGTTCAAAGCCATGTGGCTGCAGAGGGCAGCAGGCCAAGGGTCATTGGGATTCGTCCCGAAGATGTGCAGATTGCCTGCTGCAGCAGGGAAGAAGGCACTTTCAACGGTGTTGTGGATCAGGTGGTAAGGCTGGGTAACCTTACCCGCGTGAGCCTGCGGGTGGGAAATATTATGGGTGGGGAGAATGATTTTACGATTGTATCGGAATTGCAGGGCATGGGGGATGGACTGGAAGTGGGTGCCAGCCTGCCGCTCTGCGTTCAGCCGGAAAATGTGAGGGTACTGGAATGGCATTGA
- a CDS encoding DUF4857 domain-containing protein codes for MMPLNHISRWSTLIIAVIATFSVLPALFDKVWTPRHEEPLVFFSPVQKNFVYQKSLGSHQFLYADESGREFSRQEWEDLLPFVYFRNYELRNEEPLKLAGTVFDSEAVRTHRQSFEIKARDIRGRYPQIPIYPLFNNNPAVTMLPFPEDVFRFTKNGMEFIHADTNRKDETLSHRFTENLKAEGFVFPATLISGNPTNLKPFDEGYFVQDSKEQVFHIRRVLDQPHIRKTAIPPDMDILDIIISENQRREFYGLLITKEGGIFLITWHNYELIPLPSAGYDPDRMNIKLLVNPLYRTLILTEGKKVHATAMDRAYQPIHSFTLPFSHENNSVRHIKDFLFPLVLSLESPWQNQATLQLHTGGVGSLAGIVLAMLLYLVLNRNRPSSSRVRSLVFLAVTGLPGICILLCLHEDSFFT; via the coding sequence ATGATGCCTTTGAACCACATCTCCCGCTGGAGTACCCTGATCATAGCTGTGATCGCCACCTTTTCCGTACTGCCTGCCTTGTTTGATAAAGTATGGACTCCCAGACACGAAGAACCTCTTGTTTTTTTCAGTCCGGTGCAAAAGAACTTTGTCTATCAAAAGTCCCTTGGCAGTCATCAGTTCCTGTACGCAGATGAAAGCGGCAGGGAATTCAGCCGTCAGGAATGGGAAGATCTTCTTCCCTTTGTCTATTTTCGAAATTACGAACTGAGAAATGAAGAACCCCTGAAGCTTGCAGGAACGGTTTTTGACAGTGAAGCCGTACGGACACACCGTCAGTCCTTTGAGATTAAGGCCAGAGATATAAGAGGCAGATACCCGCAGATACCCATCTATCCTCTCTTCAACAACAATCCTGCGGTAACCATGCTTCCCTTTCCCGAAGATGTATTCCGCTTTACAAAAAATGGCATGGAGTTCATCCATGCAGACACAAACCGCAAAGACGAGACTCTCTCCCATCGTTTTACGGAAAACCTGAAGGCAGAGGGTTTTGTCTTTCCCGCCACCCTGATCAGTGGTAACCCCACCAATCTTAAGCCCTTTGATGAGGGCTACTTTGTGCAAGACAGCAAAGAACAGGTATTTCACATCCGCAGGGTGTTGGATCAACCGCACATCCGCAAAACCGCCATTCCACCCGATATGGACATTCTGGATATCATTATCTCCGAAAACCAAAGGCGGGAGTTCTACGGCCTTCTGATTACAAAAGAAGGCGGAATTTTTCTCATAACCTGGCATAACTATGAACTGATTCCGCTGCCCTCCGCCGGCTACGACCCGGATCGTATGAACATAAAACTTCTCGTCAATCCCCTTTACCGCACCCTTATCCTCACGGAGGGAAAAAAGGTTCATGCCACAGCCATGGACAGGGCTTATCAGCCCATTCACTCCTTCACGCTACCCTTTTCCCATGAAAACAATAGTGTCCGGCACATAAAGGACTTTCTTTTCCCCCTCGTCCTGAGCCTTGAAAGCCCATGGCAGAATCAGGCCACACTACAGTTGCATACGGGCGGTGTCGGCTCCCTTGCAGGCATCGTTCTTGCCATGCTCCTGTATCTGGTGCTCAACCGGAACCGGCCTTCATCCAGCCGCGTAAGAAGTCTTGTCTTTCTTGCCGTGACAGGTCTGCCCGGAATATGCATTCTTCTGTGTCTGCACGAGGACTCTTTTTTCACCTGA
- a CDS encoding ABC transporter permease subunit, whose amino-acid sequence MALIRQEEEPSPRLFPRRMLMMITPAVFVQKMKQMDGEALLKGLMPLLVALPLVLFVLYPMVHILGRSFQTPEGTGFGNYISVMGTSRFLGLVYNSFAVTLMTTGITLILAYIYAYAIQRTRIPFKNFFRLLALIPVFAPSLVQAQGLVLLLGRNGLINRTFGTDFSIYGYWGIVIASVLYVFPYAFLIFSASLAMADNRLYESSRILGAGSVRTFLKVTLPSTRFAVMASGFVVFTLVMTDFGNPMVIGGDYSVLATEVYNQVIGQANFELGAVIGMILLLPVALAVGLEKWLTRGGNMEISDRAQPLQIQPHLPRDLAFGSFVLPMASVILAVVGVVIFASFTHLWPYRMEFSLRHYNFDVQNGMAPLWNSIYIGLMAAGTGVIVAGLGAWVTERCRTFMDGPLYFLCIAPAAIPGMVLGLGYVLAFNHPSSPVSMLYGSLLLLAICNVYHYHAQGFLIASTSMKQIAGTYDEASAVLGGSFIRTLRRITLPLMWPTLVGVAVFFFMRSMVTLSAVIFLLTSSTQVAAVSVLMLEDRGAVNQAAAFSVCIMAVVVGVLLVARLLLNAFGYRHVSLIR is encoded by the coding sequence ATGGCATTGATTCGACAGGAAGAAGAACCTTCCCCAAGACTGTTTCCCCGCAGGATGTTGATGATGATTACCCCTGCTGTTTTTGTACAGAAAATGAAACAGATGGATGGAGAAGCTCTGCTCAAGGGACTGATGCCTCTGCTGGTGGCGCTGCCCCTTGTTCTTTTTGTACTTTACCCCATGGTGCATATCCTTGGCCGCAGTTTTCAGACTCCCGAGGGCACGGGTTTTGGCAACTATATTTCCGTTATGGGAACATCACGTTTTTTGGGTCTTGTGTACAACAGTTTTGCCGTTACCCTGATGACAACGGGAATTACCCTCATTCTGGCCTATATCTATGCCTATGCCATACAGAGAACCCGTATTCCCTTTAAAAATTTTTTCCGACTTCTTGCCCTGATTCCGGTGTTTGCTCCCTCTCTGGTTCAGGCCCAGGGGCTGGTTCTTCTGCTGGGCCGCAATGGCCTGATCAACCGCACCTTTGGCACGGATTTTTCCATTTACGGATACTGGGGAATTGTCATTGCCAGTGTTCTCTATGTGTTTCCCTATGCCTTTCTCATTTTTTCCGCCTCCCTTGCCATGGCGGATAACCGCCTTTACGAATCCTCCCGCATTCTGGGGGCAGGCAGTGTCAGAACCTTTCTGAAAGTAACCCTGCCTTCCACCCGCTTTGCCGTCATGGCATCGGGATTTGTGGTGTTCACTCTGGTAATGACGGATTTCGGCAATCCCATGGTTATTGGCGGAGATTACAGTGTACTGGCAACGGAAGTATATAATCAGGTGATAGGACAGGCAAACTTTGAGCTGGGCGCGGTCATCGGCATGATTCTGCTGCTGCCCGTGGCACTGGCTGTTGGACTGGAAAAGTGGCTGACACGAGGTGGAAATATGGAGATCTCCGACCGTGCCCAGCCCTTACAGATTCAGCCCCATCTTCCAAGGGATCTTGCCTTTGGCAGCTTTGTTCTTCCCATGGCATCTGTCATTCTCGCAGTGGTGGGTGTGGTGATTTTTGCAAGCTTTACCCATCTGTGGCCCTATCGCATGGAGTTTTCCCTGCGTCACTACAATTTTGATGTGCAAAATGGCATGGCTCCCCTGTGGAACAGTATTTATATCGGGCTGATGGCAGCCGGTACCGGTGTGATTGTTGCGGGTCTGGGTGCATGGGTTACGGAACGCTGCCGCACATTCATGGACGGACCTTTGTATTTTCTCTGCATTGCACCCGCAGCCATTCCCGGCATGGTGCTGGGCCTTGGCTATGTGCTGGCCTTTAACCATCCTTCCAGTCCCGTTTCCATGCTCTATGGTTCTCTTCTGCTTTTAGCCATTTGTAATGTTTATCATTACCATGCCCAGGGTTTTCTCATCGCTTCCACCAGCATGAAACAGATAGCAGGAACCTATGATGAGGCTTCCGCCGTTCTGGGCGGGTCTTTCATAAGGACCCTGCGCAGAATCACCCTGCCCCTGATGTGGCCCACCCTTGTGGGGGTGGCGGTGTTTTTCTTCATGCGAAGCATGGTGACCCTCAGTGCGGTGATTTTTCTCCTAACGTCTTCCACGCAGGTGGCGGCCGTTTCTGTTCTGATGCTGGAAGATCGGGGTGCTGTGAATCAGGCGGCCGCATTTTCCGTATGCATCATGGCTGTAGTGGTGGGTGTGCTGCTGGTGGCAAGGCTTCTGCTCAATGCCTTCGGATACAGACATGTCTCTTTGATTCGGTAG